From one Phocoena sinus isolate mPhoSin1 chromosome 6, mPhoSin1.pri, whole genome shotgun sequence genomic stretch:
- the CDKN2B gene encoding cyclin-dependent kinase 4 inhibitor B has product MLSGGGGDAALSNAAARGQVEAVRQLLEAGADPNRLNRFGRCPIQVMMMGSARVAELLLLHGADPNCADPATLTRPVHDAAREGFLDTLVALHRAGARLDVRDAWGRLPVDLAEERGHRDVARYLRTAEGD; this is encoded by the exons ATGCTCAGTGGTGGCGGCGGTGATGCGGCCCTTTCCAACGCCGCGGCGCGGGGGCAAGTGGAGGCCGTGCGGCAGCTCCTGGAAGCCGGTGCTGATCCCAACAGACTCAACCGCTTCGGGAGGTGCCCGATCCAG GTCATGATGATGGGCAGCGCCCGCGTGGCCGAGCTGCTGCTGCTCCACGGTGCGGACCCCAACTGCGCGGACCCCGCCACCCTCACCCGACCCGTGCACGACGCCGCCCGGGAGGGCTTCCTGGACACGTTGGTGGCGCTGCACCGAGCCGGGGCGCGGCTGGACGTGCGCGACGCTTGGGGCCGCCTGCCCGTGGACCTGGCTGAGGAGCGCGGCCACCGCGACGTCGCCCGCTACCTGCGCACAGCCGAGGGAGACTGA